In the genome of Montipora foliosa isolate CH-2021 chromosome 3, ASM3666993v2, whole genome shotgun sequence, one region contains:
- the LOC137997980 gene encoding cation-dependent mannose-6-phosphate receptor-like, whose protein sequence is MNIFLGFLKAFVVCLSLLAPAFGVKCPKHQGSDPNDVNTRIQKLANQDIYYANDDDYKYKIAVCQRNTLEQAAVQQMGLKWKPDRGWLTVGTYPNAHVTGGTDWLMVKYFGGEKYHTHCSGVGRMAIVLVTCDPGTQRGSIKVIEEYRNGTKGKDDPMECYYLFELNHDAACTEKAKQLSPGSIMLIILLVVGLVYLILGFLYQRFMAGAKGLEQIPNYDFWKDCGSLQADGCNYMCRCSEAHPTRYKAMDDALADDDRDDTLLPM, encoded by the exons ATGAATATATTTTTAGGCTTTTTGAAAGCGTTTGTGGTATGTTTGAGTCTTCTCGCGCCTGCGTTTGGTGTGAAATGCCCGAAGCATCAAGGAAGCGATCCTAATGATGTGAACACGCGAATACAGAAATTAGCCAATCAAGA taTCTATTATGCAAACGATGATGATTATAAATACAAGATTGCTGTCTGCCAGAGAAACACCCTAGAGCAGGCGGCTGTACAACAAATGGGTTTAAAATGGAAACCAGACAGAGGCTGGTTAACAGTTGGAACGTATCCCAACGCCCATGTCACCGGTGGaa CTGACTGGCTTATGGTCAAATATTTTGGTGGTGAGAAATACCATACCCATTGTAGCGGGGTTGGAAGGATGGCTATTGTGCTCGTAACGTGTGATCCTGGCACACAGAGG GGAAGTATAAAGGTGATTGAAGAATACAGAAATGGTACAAAAGGAAAGGATGATCCAATGGAATGTTATTATCTGTTTGAGTTAAATCATGATGCAGCATGTACAGAGAAGGCCAAACAATTGAGTCCAGGCTCAATCATGTTAATTAT ATTGCTGGTTGTGGGATTAGTTTACTTGATTCTTGGCTTTTTGTACCAAAGATTTATGGCTGGAGCCAAAGGTTTGGAACAAATACCTAACTATGATTTCTGGAAGGATTGTGGGAGTTTGCAAGCA GATGGCTGTAACTACATGTGTCGATGCTCTGAGGCACACCCTACGAGATACAAG GCGATGGATGACGCTTTGGCTGACGATGACAGAGACGACACCTTGTTGCCAATGTAG